From one Flavobacterium sp. N502536 genomic stretch:
- a CDS encoding XRE family transcriptional regulator — MSLFSDNIRALRVKHKISQEKLAENLKITRGRYVKYEDGTSEAPYDILKQIALYFHTSIDLLLSVDIRKIDIENLIKLEGNRLILPIQVDRFGENYIEIVSQRAKAGYLNGYADPEYIESLQQVSLPFLGPGKHRGFPVEGDSMPPHEDGSIIIGRYVERLGEVMDGKTYILITKNEGMVYKRLNKNKKNTLVLESDNRFYPNYEVKASDILEIWEYECNIGRSDKRHEQTESQSMKDLLLEVKREVMEIKNNTSNT; from the coding sequence ATGTCCCTATTTTCAGATAACATCAGAGCATTGAGGGTTAAGCATAAAATATCGCAGGAGAAATTAGCTGAGAACCTAAAGATTACCCGAGGAAGATATGTTAAATACGAGGACGGAACCTCTGAGGCGCCGTACGATATCTTGAAACAAATTGCCTTATATTTTCATACTAGTATTGATTTACTATTGTCTGTCGATATACGTAAGATTGATATCGAAAATTTGATAAAACTGGAAGGCAACCGACTCATTCTGCCCATACAGGTAGACCGTTTTGGGGAGAATTATATCGAAATTGTATCCCAAAGAGCAAAAGCAGGTTATCTAAACGGATATGCCGATCCGGAATATATCGAAAGTTTGCAGCAAGTTTCCCTTCCGTTTTTGGGGCCGGGTAAACATCGCGGATTTCCTGTTGAAGGCGATTCGATGCCGCCACATGAAGACGGATCTATTATTATTGGGCGTTATGTAGAAAGGCTGGGAGAGGTGATGGATGGTAAGACGTATATCCTGATTACCAAAAATGAAGGAATGGTTTACAAACGTCTGAACAAAAACAAAAAGAACACTTTGGTTTTAGAATCGGATAATCGTTTTTATCCAAATTATGAAGTGAAAGCCTCTGATATCTTAGAAATCTGGGAATATGAATGTAATATTGGAAGAAGCGATAAACGCCATGAGCAGACAGAATCTCAAAGTATGAAAGACTTACTTCTGGAGGTAAAAAGAGAGGTAATGGAGATTAAGAATAATACTTCGAATACGTAA
- a CDS encoding phosphatase PAP2 family protein, whose amino-acid sequence MFYKAISLVFLFGFLGANAQQNDSITKIDSTSQQLKFNYKQLIIPGVLIGYGVIGLESDQLLSFNSQIKKEVTEDIDNKITIDDFSQYAPAASVYALNAFGVKGKNTMRDRSVIFVTSYVIMASTVLGLKSISHVERPDGSSNNSFPSGHTATAFAGAEFLWQEYKDKSIWYGIAGYAVATGTGLFRIYNNRHWLTDVAAGAGIGILSTKIAYWINPYITKKLFKSSSENKSTSMVMPFYNGKQYGLGFVKVF is encoded by the coding sequence ATGTTTTACAAAGCGATTTCTCTGGTATTTTTATTTGGTTTTTTGGGTGCCAATGCACAGCAAAATGATTCTATTACAAAAATTGACAGTACTTCACAACAATTAAAATTCAACTACAAACAACTAATCATTCCGGGGGTATTAATTGGCTACGGAGTAATTGGACTTGAAAGTGATCAGTTGCTGAGTTTCAATTCGCAGATTAAAAAAGAAGTTACTGAAGACATTGACAACAAAATCACTATTGATGATTTCTCTCAATATGCGCCGGCTGCCTCGGTTTATGCGCTGAATGCTTTTGGTGTGAAAGGAAAGAATACTATGCGGGATCGGTCTGTCATTTTTGTAACCTCATACGTAATTATGGCTTCAACTGTTTTGGGCTTAAAATCGATTTCACATGTAGAAAGACCTGACGGAAGTTCGAACAACTCTTTTCCTTCAGGGCATACCGCGACTGCTTTTGCCGGAGCGGAGTTTTTATGGCAGGAATACAAAGACAAATCAATTTGGTACGGAATTGCCGGTTATGCCGTAGCAACCGGAACCGGACTTTTCAGAATTTACAACAACCGTCATTGGTTAACGGATGTTGCTGCCGGAGCCGGAATCGGGATTTTGAGTACTAAAATTGCCTACTGGATCAATCCCTATATTACCAAAAAACTATTTAAATCATCTTCCGAAAACAAATCAACTTCTATGGTAATGCCTTTTTATAATGGCAAACAATACGGATTGGGATTTGTGAAGGTTTTTTAG
- a CDS encoding cell wall metabolism sensor histidine kinase WalK, with product MRIKTKLNLGVGLLFLMIIILSLVSGYAVFLIKADTENILKANYNTLEYSRNMILSLDEIKVNTDSTIHTFKEYLEKQTRNVTEPGEKEATAKLENDFALLEKNGSNETVKAQIRQDIFSIMKLNLDAIKQKSDIARHTAENANLWIAIVGTLCFLIAFNLLVNLPNNIANPIKELTQSIKEIANKNYSERVHFTNHNEYGDLAKSFNTMAQKLQEYNNSNLYKLFFEKKRLETLINNMHDPIIGLDQEGVILFVNDEALKIIGMKLEDVIGQSASALAVSNDLIRSLILKEPAADSQKKHPMKIFAHGKESYFDKETINITITPTGEEKEINIGDVIILRNITLFKELDFAKTNFIATVSHELKTPIASIKLSLQLLQNNKTGEMNDDQKQLVESIKEDSQRLLKITGELLNLSQLETGNIQLNIEKSNPYSIVNYATEAVKIQAEQKQIKLIVEANEHLQDVKADSEKTGWVLINYLSNAITYSSEKSTITIRLKEENDQITFEVIDTGKGIDARYKDKVFDKYFQIPGSQKSGTGLGLAISKEFIEAQNGTIGVESNLGLGSTFWFSLKV from the coding sequence ATGAGAATTAAAACCAAATTGAATCTGGGAGTCGGGTTGTTATTTTTAATGATTATTATACTCTCGTTAGTGAGCGGATATGCTGTTTTTTTAATCAAAGCAGATACCGAGAATATTCTGAAAGCGAATTACAATACGCTGGAATATTCCAGAAATATGATTTTATCTCTGGATGAAATCAAAGTGAATACTGATAGTACGATTCATACTTTTAAAGAATATCTTGAAAAACAAACCCGAAACGTTACAGAACCCGGAGAAAAAGAAGCCACTGCCAAACTAGAAAATGACTTTGCGCTTTTAGAAAAAAATGGTTCTAATGAAACCGTGAAAGCACAAATCAGGCAGGATATTTTTTCGATTATGAAACTCAATCTGGATGCCATCAAGCAAAAAAGTGATATTGCCAGACATACCGCTGAAAATGCCAATTTATGGATTGCCATTGTGGGAACACTCTGCTTTTTAATTGCCTTTAATCTGCTCGTTAATTTGCCCAATAATATTGCCAATCCAATTAAGGAATTAACGCAGAGTATTAAGGAAATTGCCAATAAAAATTATTCCGAACGGGTGCATTTTACCAATCACAACGAATACGGTGATCTGGCAAAATCCTTTAATACCATGGCGCAAAAACTACAGGAATACAACAATAGTAATTTGTACAAATTATTCTTCGAGAAAAAACGACTGGAAACCCTGATCAATAACATGCACGATCCTATTATTGGATTAGACCAGGAAGGCGTGATTTTGTTTGTAAATGATGAAGCTCTCAAAATCATCGGAATGAAACTTGAAGATGTTATTGGTCAATCGGCTTCAGCTTTGGCTGTCTCCAATGATTTAATTCGCTCTTTGATTCTCAAAGAACCGGCCGCTGATTCTCAGAAAAAACACCCAATGAAAATTTTTGCTCACGGGAAAGAAAGTTATTTTGATAAAGAAACCATCAACATCACCATAACTCCAACGGGCGAAGAAAAGGAAATTAATATTGGAGATGTAATCATCCTGCGAAATATTACCTTGTTTAAAGAACTCGATTTTGCAAAGACTAATTTTATTGCAACCGTTTCGCACGAATTAAAAACGCCCATTGCTTCTATAAAACTAAGCCTTCAATTGCTTCAAAACAATAAGACAGGTGAAATGAACGACGATCAGAAACAACTTGTAGAAAGCATTAAAGAAGACAGTCAGCGTTTATTGAAAATTACAGGCGAATTGCTTAATTTATCACAATTAGAAACCGGGAATATTCAGTTAAACATTGAGAAAAGCAATCCTTATTCGATTGTAAATTATGCAACTGAAGCCGTAAAAATTCAGGCCGAACAAAAACAAATCAAACTCATTGTTGAAGCCAATGAACACCTGCAAGATGTAAAAGCCGACAGTGAAAAAACAGGATGGGTTTTGATTAATTATTTGTCGAATGCGATTACCTATTCGTCTGAAAAAAGTACCATTACCATCCGGTTAAAAGAAGAAAACGATCAAATTACATTTGAGGTTATCGATACCGGAAAAGGAATTGATGCCCGCTATAAAGACAAAGTCTTCGATAAATATTTTCAAATTCCGGGAAGCCAGAAATCAGGAACCGGATTGGGGCTCGCCATCAGCAAAGAATTTATCGAAGCTCAAAACGGAACTATTGGTGTTGAGAGTAATTTGGGATTAGGAAGTACGTTTTGGTTTTCGTTGAAGGTTTAG